A genomic region of Oncorhynchus mykiss isolate Arlee chromosome 16, USDA_OmykA_1.1, whole genome shotgun sequence contains the following coding sequences:
- the ghrhr2 gene encoding growth hormone releasing hormone receptor 2 has translation MDIKLVAIFFILVCSVRVIRTTHPECSIVLHLLEKEGECKLQMRNTKALSLSTPNNTTGCLVEWDGVSCWPAALNGESLSVSCPLILLKPDSPPALITRNCTPEGWSKPSLPYYKACYFEDSSEEEEETGDKQNYFATVKIIYTVGYGLSLASLFIAILVFCIFRKLLCIRTSIHLNLFSTFILRGLAVFVKDAVLFADESMDHCTVSTVTCKAAVTFFQYCVLANFFWLLVEGLYLQTLLVFTFAQKRKLFWLYSGIGWGTPSVTIIIWTLLKSQFDNEGCWDNLDSALWWIIKTPILLSVFINFVVFVNISRIIIQKTKATDQNGSEGLQVYRRLARSTLLLIPLFGVHYVVFALLPEHVGVGARLSLELVLGSFQGFIVALLYCFLNGEVQNEIRKAMKGCRSQTENNVFNLATQDYVA, from the exons ATGGACATCAAGTTGGTCGCCATATTTTTCATCCTTGTTTGTAGTGTAAGGGTG ATCAGGACCACTCATCCTGAATGCTCCATTGTCCTCCACCTCTTGGAGAAAGAGGGCGAGTGCAAACTCCAGATGAGGAACACCAAGGCACTGTCCTTGTCAACTCCTAATAACACTACAG GTTGTCTGGTGGAGTGGGATGGTGTGAGCTGCTGGCCCGCAGCCCTAAATGGGGAGAGCCTCTCCGTATCATGTCCTCTGATCCTCTTGAAGCCAGACTCTCCCCCAG CTCTAATCACACGCAACTGCACCCCCGAAGGATGGAGTAAGCCAAGCTTGCCATATTACAAAGCCTGTTACTTTGAGGACAGcagtgaagaagaggaggagactggGGATAAG CAAAATTACTTTGCTACGGTGAAGATCATTTATACTGTGGGCTATGGGTTGTCGCTGGCATCGCTCTTCATTGCCATTCTGGTCTTCTGTATCTTCAG GAAGCTGCTGTGCATCAGGACCTCCATCCACCTCAACCTGTTTTCCACCTTCATCCTCCGTGGCCTGGCCGTGTTTGTTAAGGACGCCGTACTGTTTGCAGACGAAAGCATGGACCACTGCACTGTCTCAACG GTAACGTGTAAAGCAGCAGTGACTTTCTTCCAGTACTGTGTCTTGGCCAACTTCTTCTGGCTTCTTGTAGAGGGCTTGTACCTGCAAACTTTGCTGGTATTCACCTTTGCACAGAAGAGAAAGCTCTTCTGGTTGTACAGTGGCATAGGCTggg GCACTCCCTCAGTGACCATCATAATTTGGACCCTGCTGAAGAGTCAGTTTGACAATGAAGG ATGCTGGGACAACCTTGACAGTGCCTTGTGGTGGATCATCAAAACTCCCATCCTCTTATCTGTCTTT ATCAACTTCGTGGTGTTTGTGAACATTAGTAGGATCATCATTCAGAAGACCAAGGCCACAGACCAGAATGGAAGTGAGGGACTTCAGGTCTACAG GAGGCTGGCGAGATCCACCCTTCTTCTCATCCCTCTGTTTGGAGTGCACTATGTGGTCTTCGCCCTCTTACCTGAGCATGTGGGTGTAGGGGCCCGACTCTCCCTGGAGCTGGTCCTGGGCTCCTTCCAG GGGTTTATAGTTGCATTGTTGTACTGCTTCTTGAATGGGGAG gTACAAAATGAAATTCGAAAGGCGATGAAGGGGTGTCGTTCTCAGACAGAAAACAATGTCTTCAATCTGGCAACCCAGGACTATGTAGCCTAG